A single Desulfovibrio gilichinskyi DNA region contains:
- a CDS encoding phosphoglycerate kinase: MRFINELDISGKKLLIRVDFNVPLDGETITDDNRIKAAIPTIKYALDNGAAVIIMAHLGKPKGKKVAELSLKPVAKRLAEYLGIDVPLAPDCIGAEVEKMAAALNPGHVLMLENLRFHPEEEGKTPESRGDFGAKLAALADVYVNDAFGVAHRPNSSVVDVPYHAKKCCAGFLLKLEWENLGEALKNPEKPYIAISGGAKVSTKLGILNNLIGKVDHFIIGGAMANTFLLAQGKNVGKSLVEDGLVDIARDIMTKAAASGTTLHLPEDFVWGKNIEEAAGICDADHVPADGMLLDIGPVSTQKFCDVISEAKTIVWNGPMGLFEKPAFAEGSLKVCKAMAESDGITIVGGGDTDAVVHKAGLQDDFTFISTGGGSFLEFLEGKELPAFKALKENLDK, encoded by the coding sequence ATGCGCTTCATTAACGAACTCGACATTTCAGGTAAAAAATTACTTATAAGAGTGGATTTTAATGTCCCTCTTGATGGTGAAACTATTACCGATGATAACCGCATTAAAGCCGCAATCCCAACTATTAAATATGCGTTGGATAATGGAGCTGCTGTTATCATAATGGCTCACCTTGGTAAGCCTAAAGGTAAAAAAGTCGCAGAATTAAGCCTTAAACCTGTAGCCAAACGTTTGGCTGAATATCTCGGAATAGATGTTCCTCTTGCGCCGGATTGTATCGGGGCTGAAGTTGAAAAAATGGCTGCAGCTCTTAATCCAGGTCATGTTTTAATGCTTGAAAACTTACGTTTTCATCCTGAAGAAGAAGGTAAAACCCCTGAATCTAGAGGTGATTTCGGTGCAAAGCTGGCAGCCCTTGCAGATGTATATGTGAATGATGCATTCGGGGTAGCTCACAGACCTAACTCCTCAGTTGTTGATGTCCCTTACCATGCAAAAAAATGCTGCGCAGGCTTTTTACTGAAGCTCGAATGGGAAAATCTCGGCGAAGCTCTTAAGAATCCTGAAAAACCTTATATTGCGATTTCCGGCGGTGCAAAAGTTTCGACAAAACTCGGTATTCTTAATAATTTGATCGGTAAAGTTGATCATTTTATTATAGGTGGAGCCATGGCCAACACATTCCTTCTTGCACAAGGTAAGAATGTGGGTAAGTCTCTTGTCGAAGACGGTCTTGTTGATATAGCCCGTGACATTATGACTAAAGCTGCTGCTTCCGGGACAACTCTTCACCTTCCCGAAGATTTTGTCTGGGGTAAAAATATCGAGGAAGCTGCCGGAATTTGTGATGCCGACCATGTTCCAGCTGATGGAATGCTTCTAGATATCGGCCCGGTAAGTACTCAAAAATTTTGTGATGTTATTTCAGAAGCCAAGACAATAGTCTGGAACGGCCCTATGGGACTTTTTGAAAAACCTGCTTTTGCAGAAGGGTCATTAAAAGTTTGTAAAGCTATGGCCGAATCTGATGGTATTACCATCGTTGGAGGGGGAGATACCGATGCAGTTGTTCACAAGGCTGGACTGCAGGACGACTTCACTTTCATATCCACAGGAGGCGGTTCGTTCCTTGAATTCCTAGAAGGAAAAGAACTTCCCGCCTTCAAAGCCTTGAAGGAGAACTTGGATAAATGA
- the tpiA gene encoding triose-phosphate isomerase: MKKLMAANWKMYKTRAEAKATAEDFISRIDGKLPSDREVLIAAPFTALESVGSALAGKAGCHLCAENMYPAKEGAFTGEISPDMLKDVGCGFALAGHSERRHVLGESSKFVGEKVAFGLKAGLSMILCIGETIEERKAGKVQKVIDEQLEVGLAEIPADFLPESIVIAYEPVWAIGTGEVAGTTEIVEAHSFVRNKLKSIFPDKANEIRILYGGSVKPANCAQIIALDNVDGVLVGGASLDGESFSQIALA, from the coding sequence ATGAAAAAATTAATGGCCGCTAACTGGAAAATGTATAAAACCCGTGCAGAAGCCAAGGCGACTGCTGAGGATTTTATTTCACGAATTGACGGTAAACTGCCAAGTGATAGAGAAGTCTTAATTGCCGCGCCGTTTACGGCTCTTGAAAGCGTCGGTTCTGCTCTAGCCGGCAAAGCCGGATGCCATCTTTGTGCGGAAAATATGTATCCAGCCAAGGAAGGTGCCTTTACCGGAGAAATATCACCGGATATGCTTAAAGACGTTGGTTGCGGATTTGCCCTTGCAGGACATTCTGAACGCAGACATGTGTTAGGGGAGTCCAGTAAATTTGTGGGTGAAAAAGTTGCATTTGGATTGAAAGCCGGACTTTCGATGATTCTTTGCATCGGTGAAACCATCGAAGAAAGAAAAGCTGGAAAAGTTCAGAAGGTAATTGATGAACAGCTTGAAGTTGGATTAGCTGAAATTCCTGCTGATTTTTTACCTGAATCAATTGTAATTGCTTATGAACCTGTGTGGGCTATTGGAACCGGAGAAGTGGCTGGAACGACAGAAATAGTCGAAGCTCATAGTTTTGTACGAAATAAATTAAAAAGTATTTTCCCTGATAAAGCTAATGAAATCAGGATATTGTATGGTGGAAGTGTCAAACCTGCTAACTGCGCCCAAATAATAGCACTTGACAATGTGGACGGAGTATTGGTAGGAGGCGCGAGCTTGGACGGCGAAAGTTTCAGTCAGATTGCTCTGGCATAA
- the secG gene encoding preprotein translocase subunit SecG — MQTLVITVHIIACVFLIIFVLLQSGKEDMGVIFGGGSGSVFGSTGAGGVLVKITSFLAAIFLITSLSYNYLAGNRMSDDSIMLQGDGVVTPMPEVDKPAVTFEKTESAKPEAVKTEAAKTE, encoded by the coding sequence TTGCAAACGCTCGTAATTACTGTACACATTATCGCCTGCGTGTTTCTGATCATCTTTGTTCTTTTACAGAGTGGTAAGGAAGACATGGGGGTAATCTTCGGCGGAGGAAGTGGCTCTGTTTTCGGTAGTACCGGAGCTGGAGGGGTTTTAGTTAAAATAACCTCTTTTCTCGCAGCGATTTTTTTGATTACATCGCTCAGTTATAACTACCTTGCCGGCAACAGAATGTCAGATGATTCTATCATGCTTCAAGGTGACGGAGTTGTGACCCCGATGCCAGAAGTTGACAAGCCAGCGGTTACTTTTGAAAAGACAGAATCTGCTAAGCCTGAAGCTGTTAAAACAGAAGCTGCCAAGACTGAATAG
- a CDS encoding 1,4-dihydroxy-2-naphthoate polyprenyltransferase gives MKTNLYSWILAIRPKTLPAAICPVLVASALAFQAESFQWLPALLCLLFALLIQIGTNFANDYYDFIKGADTEERQGPKRMTASGLISLKRMKLMTAVIFFLAFMVGVGLLPFGGWWLLAVGILSILLGYGYTGGPFPLAYLGLGEIFVMIFFGWVAVGCTYMVQAGGFNAIVLLAGTAVGALSTNLLVVNNHRDVETDIKANKRTLAVRFGRVFSALEYRVWFAIALLCTLIMAVLLKSFWMLLPLAVLPLGIKLCKMIGLPQTGPVYIRMLGKTAAILVLYCLLMSVGLFLS, from the coding sequence ATGAAAACCAACTTGTACTCATGGATTCTTGCTATTCGCCCTAAAACTCTTCCAGCAGCAATATGCCCGGTATTGGTTGCCAGCGCACTGGCATTCCAAGCAGAAAGTTTTCAATGGCTACCGGCTTTGCTCTGCCTGTTATTTGCCCTGCTTATTCAGATCGGAACTAATTTCGCAAACGACTACTATGATTTTATAAAAGGTGCGGATACGGAAGAGCGTCAAGGCCCTAAACGGATGACTGCCTCCGGTTTGATATCATTAAAAAGGATGAAACTCATGACCGCCGTGATCTTCTTTCTGGCATTCATGGTTGGAGTCGGGCTTCTTCCCTTTGGCGGATGGTGGTTGCTGGCCGTAGGCATTCTTTCTATTTTGCTGGGCTACGGCTATACCGGAGGACCATTCCCTCTGGCTTACCTGGGTCTTGGCGAAATCTTTGTAATGATTTTTTTCGGATGGGTTGCAGTAGGCTGCACCTATATGGTGCAGGCGGGAGGATTCAATGCCATAGTCCTTTTGGCGGGCACGGCAGTCGGAGCATTGAGCACCAACCTGCTGGTGGTGAATAACCACCGGGATGTTGAAACAGATATCAAAGCAAACAAACGCACTCTGGCCGTTCGTTTCGGGCGGGTTTTTTCCGCACTTGAATACCGGGTCTGGTTTGCTATCGCCCTACTCTGTACTCTAATAATGGCCGTACTTTTAAAATCTTTCTGGATGCTTCTGCCTTTGGCTGTTTTACCGCTGGGTATAAAGCTCTGCAAAATGATAGGACTGCCGCAAACAGGTCCAGTCTACATACGTATGCTTGGTAAAACCGCCGCAATATTGGTTCTGTATTGTCTTTTGATGAGTGTTGGATTGTTTTTAAGCTAA
- a CDS encoding DsrE family protein, whose product MNYKVVFHIDWDDGQVLNMALGNMENLLKDPSVDSSEILLVANGDSVRLFRTEFCGNFLPRMRELHSNGVKFCICNNSLKKLKYKPENMVDVCEIVPAGVVELCKRQAEGFAYIKP is encoded by the coding sequence GTGAATTATAAAGTTGTTTTTCACATCGATTGGGATGACGGTCAGGTTTTGAATATGGCTCTCGGAAATATGGAAAATTTATTGAAAGATCCTTCAGTTGATTCTTCAGAAATTCTGCTAGTAGCGAACGGCGACTCAGTACGACTTTTCAGAACTGAGTTTTGCGGTAATTTCCTTCCCCGCATGAGAGAGCTTCATTCAAACGGCGTTAAATTTTGTATCTGCAATAATTCGCTCAAAAAGCTCAAGTATAAACCTGAAAATATGGTAGACGTTTGCGAAATAGTTCCAGCAGGTGTTGTTGAGCTGTGTAAACGGCAAGCTGAAGGTTTTGCTTATATTAAGCCCTAG
- a CDS encoding M20 metallopeptidase family protein, giving the protein MDLKSLVLTQLSPLVELYKHFHSNPELSGQENNTSRVLGDQLETCGIKVVRNIGGLGIVGILENGEGPTIMIRADMDALPIIENSEADYASSVTVQDSSGNSVGVMHACGHDLHMTALVGTAKTLSKLKENWSGKVLFVGQPAEEPMSGAKAMIEDGLFKRFGRPDYCIATHVYPKLHAGSIAVKPGPIMAGVFQLKIVVRGVGGHGAFPHETRDPVVLAARIISSLQTIVSRELSPLSPAVVTVGSIHGGTRANIIPEEVVMELTSRFFDAESRNRIMNAIKRICRNEALAMNVPENLLPIITLKDGDELPATINDANLYAIVKDAVIEHLGADHFVESAMVMGSEDFALYRNSDGVEIPSCLFFTGATSHSDMELFETESIDPPSIHNSKFLPPPEETIATAVTTLAATALKLLDLHK; this is encoded by the coding sequence ATGGACTTAAAATCTCTTGTTTTAACACAGCTGTCCCCTTTGGTAGAGTTGTATAAGCATTTTCACTCAAATCCAGAACTTTCCGGACAGGAAAATAATACTTCGCGTGTGCTTGGTGATCAACTTGAGACTTGCGGGATTAAAGTTGTCCGTAATATCGGTGGATTAGGAATTGTCGGAATTCTTGAAAATGGAGAAGGGCCGACAATTATGATTCGTGCAGATATGGATGCACTGCCGATTATTGAAAATTCAGAAGCTGATTATGCCAGTTCTGTTACAGTACAGGATAGTTCCGGTAATTCTGTAGGGGTTATGCATGCATGCGGTCATGATTTACATATGACTGCTCTTGTAGGAACCGCAAAAACTTTATCAAAACTGAAAGAGAATTGGAGTGGTAAGGTTCTGTTTGTTGGTCAGCCTGCTGAGGAGCCGATGTCCGGAGCAAAAGCCATGATTGAAGACGGCTTATTTAAAAGATTTGGACGTCCGGATTATTGTATTGCTACACATGTTTATCCTAAACTTCATGCCGGATCAATTGCTGTTAAACCTGGTCCGATAATGGCCGGGGTTTTTCAACTGAAAATAGTAGTTCGCGGCGTAGGCGGGCATGGCGCTTTTCCGCATGAAACTCGTGATCCAGTTGTGCTTGCTGCCAGAATAATTTCTTCTCTTCAAACAATAGTAAGCAGGGAACTCAGTCCTCTCAGTCCGGCTGTAGTTACAGTTGGTTCGATCCACGGCGGGACCAGAGCTAATATTATTCCTGAAGAAGTTGTTATGGAATTGACCTCAAGATTTTTTGATGCGGAAAGCCGTAATCGTATCATGAACGCGATTAAACGTATCTGTCGCAATGAAGCATTGGCTATGAATGTTCCTGAAAATCTTTTGCCGATTATCACTTTGAAAGATGGTGATGAACTACCTGCTACTATCAACGACGCTAATCTCTACGCAATAGTTAAGGATGCCGTAATAGAGCATTTGGGCGCAGATCATTTTGTTGAGTCAGCTATGGTCATGGGTAGCGAAGATTTCGCGCTCTACAGAAATTCAGATGGGGTTGAAATTCCCAGTTGTCTGTTTTTTACAGGAGCAACCAGCCATTCAGATATGGAATTATTTGAAACAGAATCAATTGATCCGCCCAGCATTCATAATAGTAAATTTCTTCCACCACCTGAAGAAACTATTGCTACCGCTGTTACAACATTGGCAGCTACAGCATTAAAATTATTAGATCTGCATAAATAA